One Thermoanaerobacter pseudethanolicus ATCC 33223 DNA window includes the following coding sequences:
- the rpsP gene encoding 30S ribosomal protein S16: MAVRIRLKRFGAKKRPFYRIVVADSRSPRDGRFIDEIGYYNPIAQPAEIKIDVEKAKKWLSVGAQPSDTVKSLFKKEGIIGNSASQ; this comes from the coding sequence GTGGCAGTCAGAATAAGATTAAAAAGGTTTGGGGCTAAGAAAAGACCTTTTTACAGGATAGTAGTAGCAGATTCAAGGTCACCAAGAGATGGAAGGTTTATTGATGAGATAGGATATTACAATCCTATAGCCCAGCCTGCTGAAATAAAAATAGATGTTGAAAAGGCTAAAAAGTGGCTTAGTGTTGGTGCCCAACCTTCAGATACTGTAAAGTCACTGTTTAAAAAAGAAGGTATAATTGGCAATAGTGCATCTCAATAA
- the rimM gene encoding ribosome maturation factor RimM (Essential for efficient processing of 16S rRNA), with protein MADYYNVGKVTSAHGIKGEVKVYPLTNVPERFYDLEYVWIFDDQQRPHKYDIEYVKIISKGVCVKLKGIDTRGDAEKLKGAFLKVDSQNALELEENEYFIKDLVGMKVYTEEGSFLGTLVEVLKTGANDVYVIKTEEREILIPAIKEVVKKVDVDNKVMVVHLLEGL; from the coding sequence ATGGCTGATTATTATAATGTAGGAAAAGTTACTTCTGCCCATGGCATTAAGGGCGAAGTTAAAGTATATCCTCTTACCAATGTTCCCGAAAGGTTTTATGACCTTGAGTATGTATGGATTTTTGATGACCAACAAAGGCCCCACAAATATGACATTGAATATGTCAAGATTATATCTAAAGGAGTTTGTGTAAAATTAAAAGGAATTGATACTAGAGGCGATGCAGAAAAATTAAAAGGGGCCTTTTTAAAAGTTGACTCTCAAAATGCTTTGGAGTTAGAAGAAAATGAATATTTCATCAAAGATTTAGTCGGGATGAAGGTGTATACAGAAGAAGGAAGTTTTCTGGGTACATTGGTAGAGGTACTTAAGACAGGTGCAAATGATGTGTATGTAATAAAAACTGAGGAGAGGGAAATACTAATTCCTGCTATAAAAGAAGTGGTCAAAAAAGTTGATGTTGACAATAAAGTAATGGTGGTCCACCTTCTGGAGGGGCTATGA
- a CDS encoding KH domain-containing protein: MGELVKTIAKALVDNPDAVEVNEIEGQQSVIIELKVAPEDMGKVIGKQGRIAQAIRTLVKAAALKEKKRVIVEII, encoded by the coding sequence ATGGGAGAATTGGTTAAAACTATAGCCAAAGCGTTAGTTGACAATCCTGATGCTGTAGAAGTCAATGAAATAGAGGGACAGCAATCTGTTATCATAGAGCTTAAAGTTGCTCCCGAAGATATGGGAAAGGTAATTGGGAAACAGGGAAGGATTGCTCAAGCAATTCGCACATTGGTTAAAGCTGCTGCCTTAAAAGAAAAGAAACGTGTGATTGTTGAGATAATCTAG